In Blautia sp. SC05B48, a single genomic region encodes these proteins:
- a CDS encoding MerR family transcriptional regulator encodes MKKDGYYSSGEFARMAHVTLRTVRYYDKQDILKPSLVTESGARFYTDEDFARLQQILLLKYLGFSLDDIREMTIGDSDYHFMLNSLNIQLRLVRDRIEQMQLVEKAIQDTAQVINEQHTIDWSQMLNLIHLTGMEKSLKNQYQNATNISSRINLHSLYSQNKQGWFPWIFEQCRISPGLRILELGCGDGTLWTDNLSLLPEDISITLSDISSGMLRDARRAIGSSDTRFAFRAFDCRKIPCKDESFDLVIANHVLFYCDDIPSVLKEVRRVLAPCGRFLCSAYGKAHMQEVSQLVQDFDERIVLSADRLYERFGRENGQSILTPFFPKAQWLSYEDCLLVQDAEPLISYVLSCHGNQNQYILDRYKEFRAYTARKTAKGFRITKDAGVFLCEK; translated from the coding sequence ATGAAAAAAGACGGCTACTATTCTTCCGGCGAATTTGCACGCATGGCACATGTAACTCTGCGTACTGTCCGCTATTATGATAAACAGGATATCCTGAAACCCTCTCTCGTCACCGAATCCGGCGCACGTTTTTATACAGACGAGGATTTTGCAAGGCTTCAGCAGATCCTCCTTCTGAAATACCTGGGCTTTTCCCTGGATGACATCCGTGAAATGACCATCGGTGATTCCGATTATCATTTCATGCTGAATTCTCTGAATATCCAGCTTCGTCTGGTCCGTGACCGGATCGAACAAATGCAGCTGGTAGAAAAAGCGATCCAGGATACCGCACAGGTGATAAATGAACAGCACACCATTGACTGGAGCCAGATGCTGAACCTGATCCACCTGACCGGCATGGAAAAAAGCCTCAAGAATCAGTATCAGAATGCTACCAACATTTCCTCCAGGATCAACCTCCACAGCCTGTACTCCCAGAACAAACAGGGATGGTTTCCCTGGATCTTTGAGCAATGCCGGATCTCACCCGGTCTTCGTATTCTGGAGCTGGGCTGCGGTGACGGAACGTTATGGACTGACAATCTTTCCCTTCTTCCGGAGGATATCTCCATCACACTTTCCGATATTTCCAGCGGTATGCTCCGCGATGCCAGACGAGCCATCGGTTCCTCGGATACCCGGTTTGCGTTCCGGGCCTTTGACTGCAGAAAAATCCCTTGCAAGGACGAAAGCTTTGATCTGGTGATCGCCAATCACGTGCTTTTTTACTGCGATGATATTCCCTCCGTCCTGAAAGAAGTTCGCCGTGTCCTCGCTCCCTGCGGGAGATTTCTCTGCAGCGCTTACGGAAAGGCACATATGCAGGAGGTCAGCCAGCTGGTGCAGGATTTTGATGAACGGATCGTGCTTTCCGCAGACCGGCTTTATGAGCGGTTCGGACGTGAAAACGGCCAGAGTATCCTGACGCCTTTTTTCCCAAAGGCTCAGTGGCTTTCTTATGAAGACTGCCTTCTGGTCCAGGATGCGGAGCCGCTGATCTCCTACGTCCTCTCCTGCCACGGCAACCAGAATCAGTATATATTGGACCGTTACAAGGAATTCCGGGCCTACACCGCCAGAAAAACTGCCAAAGGATTCCGCATTACCAAGGATGCCGGCGTATTTCTTTGTGAAAAATAG